From a single Papilio machaon chromosome 19, ilPapMach1.1, whole genome shotgun sequence genomic region:
- the LOC106715255 gene encoding uncharacterized protein LOC106715255 has product MEFVWILFVCLVFYQVDCTSILCEEGFCRNHRFKEGCSTPAHECRINNATHTGLWLPSPTICNCCEYCLPFYGKESHCSAGGPGTGVTVGRCGHGLTCDPQQLTCVRMSSKCHTAQDEYDARHLRGETGALEQRPLCDGKGNYAAFHCVPAHTCFCQSEDGERIFGERLNLGATTMQNMHCGCSRFNYKIRKSISPGVRFPVVGPRCTADGNFHPVQCIGRTCYCVNRITGKIRDEKSINLNQDPISKLPCYNAELDLFPNQSEGKPPYNYTTPCYEHMQAKIDIIKQAEENGFITDFFTTVSECMPDGTYGRVLKTTNGTKICVDDRGHKIEGYEAEPNTENYENMDCKCAKTSFLMAQSNERPICCKNGNFRKIQCRRGQCRCVDSDGRQIGRESADVTTLSCYNPDWKRC; this is encoded by the exons ATGGAATTCGTGtggattttgtttgtttgtttagtgTTCTACCAAGTTGATTGTACAAGTATTTTGTGTGAAGAGGGATTTTGTAGA AATCACAGGTTCAAAGAAGGATGCTCCACACCGGCGCACGAATGCCGGATAAACAACGCAACCCATACGGGCTTGTGGCTGCCCTCTCCCACCATTTGCAACTGTTGTGAATACTGCTTGCCATTTTAtg GTAAAGAGTCTCACTGCAGCGCAGGCGGTCCGGGCACGGGAGTCACTGTTGGTAGATGTGGCCACGGTTTGACATGTGACCCACAGCAACTCACATGTGTAAGAA tGAGTTCAAAATGTCACACCGCACAAGATGAGTACGACGCGAGACACTTGCGAGGTGAGACGGGTGCGCTAGAACAGCGCCCTCTCTGCGACGGCAAGGGGAACTACGCTGCATTTCATTGTGTACCTGCTCACAC CTGCTTCTGTCAATCTGAAGATGGCGAGAGAATTTTCGGCGAAAGACTTAATTTGGGCGCAACTACCATGCAAAACATGCATTGtg GTTGTTCCcgtttcaattataaaataaggaaATCAATATCGCCCGGCGTACGGTTCCCTGTTGTCGGTCCGAGGTGTACCGCTGATGGAAACTTTCATCCCGTGCAGTGCATCGGCAGGACTTGCTACTGCGTTAACAGAATCACTGGAAAAATACGTGACGAAAAAtctatcaatttaaatcaGGACCCAATATCTAAACTACCTTGTT ACAATGCAGAGTTAGATTTGTTTCCGAATCAAAGTGAGGGAAAACCACCATACAACTACACAACTCCTTGTTACGAACATATGCAAGCGAAGATAGATATCATCAAACAAGCTGAGGAAAATGGTTTTATTACTGATTTCTTTACAACAGTATCAGAATGTATGCCAGACGGGACATATGGAAGAGTATTGAAGACTACGAATGGAAc taaaatatgcGTCGACGATCGTGGACACAAGATAGAAGGTTATGAAGCCGAACCAAATACTGAAAATTACGAAAATATGGATTGCA AATGTGCGAAAACATCATTTCTTATGGCACAATCAAACGAAAGGCCGATTTGTTGCAAGAACGGCAACTTCAGGAAGATTCAATGCCGACGTGGTCAGTGCCGCTGCGTCGATTCTGATGGTCGGCAGATTGGCAGAGAATCAGCAGACGTCACCACTTTGAGTTGTTATAATCCCGATTGGAAGCGATGTTAA